The window TATAGGGTCGTCTGATAGGGTGGGCAGGGATGTTAGTTCTAGAAGGTGACAATCTTTTTTCTCTCAATATTCTTGCCTTTCCATTTGCCGTTGCTTTCTATTTTTGATACGGGTCTGAAATAATGGGAGTATCATAGGTTCTCCCTCCGGCCAGGGTAAGTCTTGTCAGGGGTAGCGGTAACAAGTGAAAACAAAAAAACAAAAGGACACCCACTTTATTTCGACTAACAATGTGGGTGTCCTTTTCCTGCTTCCTTCTTGTCTCGCCTATACACTTCGGGCGCATCGTCATGCGTCTTTGACCACGAGTATTTTGTCAAGCTTAAAATTAACTTTGTGTTTGGAAGATAGAACGCTCCCCCATTTCTGTATTATTTTCAATAGCTTTCTCAGAGACCAATAGTTATTGGTTGATGGTTGGGTAAATTTATCCCTGATATCCATTACTTATCAGATTCGACGCAGAACAAAGAAACAAAAGGACATTCACTTTGTTTTGACAGGCAAAGTGGGAGTCCTTTTATTGAGTGTTAGTGAACAGGTAGTAGATTAGGTGGGTATTTCTCCGATGGATAGTTCTAATCCTTTGTGGAGCGCATCCCGATGTTGGGATGGTATTACGCCAATGAGCAGTCCGGCATTTCCCGAACCTAACCCAAGTTCGGCCCGACCAATAGGTAGTGCGCTACAATCAGCAAGTATTGCCTGACCGCGTGTGCTCAAACTGTGAATCTGTTGATTACCTGAACCTGCTAGGGGATGGCGTTGGGGAATAGCGGTACGATAGGGTCCATCGATTAATACGTCTACTTTTTTCAACAATGCGCCCGATAGTTGGCGATGCAACGTCGCAAGAGGATATCCTGAATAGGCGATAATATCCCAGTCTGGTCGTTGTGGCATAAGCTGTTCGAGCAATTCCGCCAGTGCCTCGACTTGATCGAAAGGTTCCCCTCCGGTCAGGGTAAGTCCTGTCAGGGGTAGCGGTAAAGTTAATAGGTGTTGTACTAAACGCGCTATCCGTAAGTCTCGTCCTGCTTGAGGTGAACGTAATTCGGGGGCGAGACAACCCGGACAATTCAGGCTACAACCTGCGACCCATAATACTACCCGTTGTCCGGGGCCAAGTGTTGTTACCGGGTAGGCCAAACTATGCAAGCGTAGAGTCGGAAACATTTATCAATTCACTGGCTGATGGCCCGATGATCTAATTAAAACGTCATTCCGGTATTCCCTGCCGGAATGACGACCTGATAGTTTATCGGTGACGACTTTAATTTCCTGCGCTTCCTTCTATTTCCTTTTCCTTCCCTCAAGATAATCGTTCACCTTTATGTCGTTGCGCTACCCGCATTCAAACTCTTAGTGGCGATCTCGTAGACATCTTTGGAGAGGGATGGCTGTTTTAACACCCGTTCCAATATCTCACGCATCGCTGCACCCCGGCGTGGTTCATAGCGACGCCAATTACTGACGGCATTGAGAAGACGCGATGCGACTTGAGGATTGAGGGGGTCCAGGGCGAGTATCTGTTCGGTGAGAAAGGTATATCCCGCTCCGCTAAGGTCATGGAAATGCGCTGGGTTGCTGTGGCAAAAGGCGCCGATGACGGCCCGTACTTTGTTGGGGTTGGTCAGGCGGAAATCAGGGTGAGTGAGCAGGTTGCGTACTGCCTCCAGGGTCCCAGGCAGGCGCGAGGTCGCCTGAAGCGAGAACCACTTATCCAGTACCAGAGGATTGTGACGCCAACGTGCGTAAAAGTCCGCCAGGGCCAGCGGACGTTCTGGGCAATCAGTGTTGGCAAGTAGACTCAGGGCCGCAATGGCATCGGTCATGTTGGTGGCGGTTTGGAACTGCGCCATGCACATGGCGCGGACCTCATCGTCGGCCAGCTCCATTAGGTAGCCCAGGCAGACATTCTTCAAACGTCTCCTCGCAATGGCCTGGGGGTCGGCCGGGATATCGGCTTGAGGCACCCCCGAGTCCGTCGTTGCGAGCTCTCCCGGCGCAGTGGTCGATGTGTTGTCGCGGTAGACCGCCAGAAAAGCCCCGCGCAGTTCCTCGGCCAGGGCCTTGCGTAGAAATCGACGTACCTCATGGATGGCCGTCGGGTCGATGGGATCCACTTGCTCCGCAAGGTAGGTCTCTGTGGGGAGATTGAGCGCCTCGGCCAACAGTCGGCGATCACTGGCCGTGATGGGCGATGGTGCTGGGACCGCCTCCGTAGGCAGGTGTGCGAGAGGGGCGGCGTCTCCGAGGAGTCGCGCCAGCGCACTCACCAATAACGGTGGGACGACCAGGGGACGAGCGGCGGCGTAATCGGCCAACAGCCCCTTGAACAAACGGATCATTAACTGTTGGCCCGCCTCCCAGCGATTGAAAAGATCGCTATCGCGGGCCATGAGAAAGGCAAGATCGGCATCCGAATAATCCATTTCGAGTTTGACCGGGGCCGAAAAACCGCGTAACAGAGAAGGCAGAGGAACGACCGCGACCTCTTCAAAACAAAATACCTCGCGAGCGGCGCGTAACTCCAGGACCTGGGTATTTTTCTGTCCGGCAGCACTATTGGAAAAGTCGGGCGCGGTCCCCTGCGTTGGTCCCAAACGTAGCGGGAGGTCATGCCCGTCATTGTCCAGTAGTCCCACGGCGAAGGGAATATGAAAAGGCTCTTTTATCGGTTGGCCAGGGGTCGCGGGGCAGGTTTGATCAATGGTTAAGGTATAGGTCTGTGCTTGTTCGTCATAATTGCCATGGCAGGTGATTACTGGGGTACCGGCCTGGGTATACCAACGTCGGAATTGGGTGAGGTCACGCCCCGAGGCATCCTCCATCGCACGTAGGAAATCGTCGGTGGTTACTGCCTGTCCATCGTGACGTGCAAAGTAGAGGTCGGTACCCCGGCGGAAAGATTCGGCCCCTAATAGATTGCGCACCATTCGCACAACCTCAGCCCCTTTCTCGTAGATGGTGACGGTGTAGAAATTATTAATCTCCATATAGGACTCAGGACGCACCGGATGGGCGAGCGGTCCCGCATCCTCACGGAATTGGGCGGTACGCAGGCGTAACGCATCCTTAATACGCTTGACCGCCCGTGAGGTCATATCGGCGGTAAATTCCTGATCGCGGAAAACGGTGAACCCTTCCTTGAGCGAGAGTTGAAACCAATCACGGCAGGTGACACGATTGCCCGACCAATTATGAAAATATTCATGGGCGATCACCGCCTCGATGGCCTCGAAGTCCTCGTCAGTGGCGGTTTCGGGGCGTGCCAAGACATAGCAGGAATTGAAGACATTGAGCCCCTTGTTTTCCATGGCCCCCATATTGAAGTCATCAACCGCTACGATTTGGTACACCTCTAGATCATATTCTCGACCGTAGATTTCCTCGTCCCAGCGCATGGCCCGTTGAAGGGAGGCCAGGGCGTGGGCGCATTGATCTCGATTCTGATGTTGCACGTAGAGGTGTAAGGCGATCTCCCGACCCGAAGGGGTGGTGTGAGTACCGCGAATAACGCTGAGGTCTCCGGCGACCAGGGCGAATAAGTAGG of the Gammaproteobacteria bacterium genome contains:
- a CDS encoding anaerobic ribonucleoside-triphosphate reductase activating protein, with the protein product MFPTLRLHSLAYPVTTLGPGQRVVLWVAGCSLNCPGCLAPELRSPQAGRDLRIARLVQHLLTLPLPLTGLTLTGGEPFDQVEALAELLEQLMPQRPDWDIIAYSGYPLATLHRQLSGALLKKVDVLIDGPYRTAIPQRHPLAGSGNQQIHSLSTRGQAILADCSALPIGRAELGLGSGNAGLLIGVIPSQHRDALHKGLELSIGEIPT
- the pepN gene encoding Aminopeptidase N, with amino-acid sequence MKDSPTKTIYLRDYTPPAYAVETVELHFDLDETLTVVRSRLRLRRTGTEPVPLVLDGQGLILRHLALDGRELVATDYTVASESLTIHQVSELFTLEVETAICPRENTALEGLYASSGNLCTQCEAEGFRRITYYLDRPDVMAPFTTTLAADQKRYPLLLSNGNPAETGELPGGRHYARWVDPFHKPSYLFALVAGDLSVIRGTHTTPSGREIALHLYVQHQNRDQCAHALASLQRAMRWDEEIYGREYDLEVYQIVAVDDFNMGAMENKGLNVFNSCYVLARPETATDEDFEAIEAVIAHEYFHNWSGNRVTCRDWFQLSLKEGFTVFRDQEFTADMTSRAVKRIKDALRLRTAQFREDAGPLAHPVRPESYMEINNFYTVTIYEKGAEVVRMVRNLLGAESFRRGTDLYFARHDGQAVTTDDFLRAMEDASGRDLTQFRRWYTQAGTPVITCHGNYDEQAQTYTLTIDQTCPATPGQPIKEPFHIPFAVGLLDNDGHDLPLRLGPTQGTAPDFSNSAAGQKNTQVLELRAAREVFCFEEVAVVPLPSLLRGFSAPVKLEMDYSDADLAFLMARDSDLFNRWEAGQQLMIRLFKGLLADYAAARPLVVPPLLVSALARLLGDAAPLAHLPTEAVPAPSPITASDRRLLAEALNLPTETYLAEQVDPIDPTAIHEVRRFLRKALAEELRGAFLAVYRDNTSTTAPGELATTDSGVPQADIPADPQAIARRRLKNVCLGYLMELADDEVRAMCMAQFQTATNMTDAIAALSLLANTDCPERPLALADFYARWRHNPLVLDKWFSLQATSRLPGTLEAVRNLLTHPDFRLTNPNKVRAVIGAFCHSNPAHFHDLSGAGYTFLTEQILALDPLNPQVASRLLNAVSNWRRYEPRRGAAMREILERVLKQPSLSKDVYEIATKSLNAGSATT